Proteins from a single region of Ziziphus jujuba cultivar Dongzao chromosome 1, ASM3175591v1:
- the LOC107435508 gene encoding probable WRKY transcription factor 20 isoform X1, with protein MEVTTLDQPDLQIRNSEDVDPGRSDFLDPATGSGGAKYKLYSPAKLPISRSPCLTIPPGLSPTSFLESPVLLSNMKAEPSPTTGSFTKPQMAHGFLGSTTYSAVSVCSDLSDSSKRDSSCFEFRPHARSNMVTTDPYNQRSEQSVQVQGQCQSQSLVSLPMVKSEMAVTSSELSLSAPVNIVASGASAPAESDLDELNQRGNLNSGVQTAQFDHKGNGPSPVTSEDGYNWRKYGQKHVKGSEFPRSYYKCTHPNCEVKKLFERSHDGQITEIIYKGTHDHPKPQPSRRYNTGTIMSSQEERSDKFSSLTGRDDKSSSLYGQMTNTNEPNGTPDVSPIAAIDDVVEGTGLLSNRINDEGDDDDPFSKRRKMDIGGIDVTPVVKPIREPRVVVQTLSEVDILDDGYRWRKYGQKVVRGNPNPRSYYKCTNAGCPVRKHVERASHDPKAVITTYEGKHNHDVPTARTSSHDTAGPMTVSVPTRIRSEETDNISLDLGVGITCAAENRPTDHLQTVHSELVESQSQNSNLKLVQANPVSTYYGVLNSGLNQYGSRENMSEGHSIEIPALNRSSYPYPQNMGRVLTVVHPKAVLF; from the exons ATGGAGGTCACCACCCTCGACCAGCCCGACCTCCAAATCCGGAACTCTGAGGATGTGGATCCGGGTCGCTCCGACTTTCTCGACCCGGCCACTGGTAGTGGCGGCGCCAAGTACAAGCTCTATTCCCCTGCCAAGCTCCCTATCTCCAGGTCCCCTTGTCTTACTATTCCTCCTGGTCTCAGTCCCACCTCGTTTCTTGAGTCTCCTGTCCTACTCTCCAATATGAAG GCGGAACCTTCGCCAACTACTGGTTCTTTTACTAAGCCTCAAATGGCACATGGCTTTCTTGGTTCTACTACATATTCAGCAGTTAGTGTTTGCTCTGATCTCAGTGACTCCAGTAAACGAGATTCCAGCTGCTTTGAGTTTAGACCCCATGCTAGAtcaaatatg GTTACTACAGATCCATATAACCAGAGAAGTGAGCAGTCTGTACAAGTCCAAGGTCAGTGCCAGTCTCAATCATTGGTCTCATTACCTATGGTGAAAAGTGAGATGGCAGTAACCTCAAGTGAGTTGAGTTTATCAGCTCCAGTTAACATTGTTGCTTCAGGAGCCAGTGCACCCGCTGAAAGTGACTTGGATGAATTAAATCAAAGGGGGAATCTCAACTCTGGGGTCCAAACAGCTCAATTTGATCATAAAGGAAATGGACCTTCACCTGTAACATCCGAGGATGGGTATAACTGGCGAAAATATGGACAGAAACATGTCAAAGGAAGTGAATTTCCGCGTAGTTATTACAAATGTACCCATCCTAACTGTGAAGTTAAGAAGCTATTTGAGCGTTCTCATGATGGTCAGATAACAGAGATCATCTACAAGGGCACACATGACCATCCTAAACCTCAACCTAGTCGACGATATAATACTGGTACTATTATGTCCTCCCAGGAAGAACGATCTGACAAGTTTTCATCTCTAACTGGTCGTGATG ACAAGTCATCAAGCCTATATGGACAGATGACTAATACCAATGAGCCAAATGGTACTCCAGATGTTTCTCCAATCGCAGCAATTGATGATGTTGTAGAAGGTACTGGCTTGCTCTCAAATAGGATAAATGATGagggtgatgatgatgatccatTCTCAAAAAGGAG GAAGATGGATATTGGAGGGATTGATGTCACCCCTGTGGTTAAGCCCATACGCGAACCACGTGTTGTTGTTCAAACACTGAGTGAGGTTGATATATTGGATGATGGATATCGCTGGCGTAAATATGGCCAGAAAGTGGTGAGAGGAAACCCTAATCCTAG GAGTTATTACAAGTGCACAAATGCTGGATGCCCTGTTAGAAAGCATGTGGAGAGGGCATCCCATGATCCAAAAGCAGTAATAACAACATACGAGGGGAAACATAATCATGACGTCCCTACTGCGAGGACTAGCAGTCATGATACAGCAGGACCAATGACTGTTAGTGTCCCAACAAGAATTAGATCAGAAGAAACCGACAACATTAGCCTTGATCTTGGAGTGGGAATAACTTGTGCCGCTGAAAATAGACCCACTGATCACCTACAAACAGTGCACTCTGAACTAGTGGAAAGCCAAAGTCAAAATTCCAATTTAAAGCTTGTCCAAGCAAACCCTGTCTCAACATACTATGGTGTCCTAAACAGTGGATTGAATCAATATGGATCCAGAGAAAATATGAGTGAAGGGCATAGCATTGAAATTCCCGCTTTGAACAGGTCTTCTTACCCATATCCTCAGAACATGGGCAGAGTACTAACAG TTGTCCATCCCAAAGCTGTTTTGTTTTAG
- the LOC107435508 gene encoding probable WRKY transcription factor 20 isoform X2 — MEVTTLDQPDLQIRNSEDVDPGRSDFLDPATGSGGAKYKLYSPAKLPISRSPCLTIPPGLSPTSFLESPVLLSNMKAEPSPTTGSFTKPQMAHGFLGSTTYSAVSVCSDLSDSSKRDSSCFEFRPHARSNMVTTDPYNQRSEQSVQVQGQCQSQSLVSLPMVKSEMAVTSSELSLSAPVNIVASGASAPAESDLDELNQRGNLNSGVQTAQFDHKGNGPSPVTSEDGYNWRKYGQKHVKGSEFPRSYYKCTHPNCEVKKLFERSHDGQITEIIYKGTHDHPKPQPSRRYNTGTIMSSQEERSDKFSSLTGRDDKSSSLYGQMTNTNEPNGTPDVSPIAAIDDVVEGTGLLSNRINDEGDDDDPFSKRRKMDIGGIDVTPVVKPIREPRVVVQTLSEVDILDDGYRWRKYGQKVVRGNPNPRSYYKCTNAGCPVRKHVERASHDPKAVITTYEGKHNHDVPTARTSSHDTAGPMTVSVPTRIRSEETDNISLDLGVGITCAAENRPTDHLQTVHSELVESQSQNSNLKLVQANPVSTYYGVLNSGLNQYGSRENMSEGHSIEIPALNRSSYPYPQNMGRVLTGP, encoded by the exons ATGGAGGTCACCACCCTCGACCAGCCCGACCTCCAAATCCGGAACTCTGAGGATGTGGATCCGGGTCGCTCCGACTTTCTCGACCCGGCCACTGGTAGTGGCGGCGCCAAGTACAAGCTCTATTCCCCTGCCAAGCTCCCTATCTCCAGGTCCCCTTGTCTTACTATTCCTCCTGGTCTCAGTCCCACCTCGTTTCTTGAGTCTCCTGTCCTACTCTCCAATATGAAG GCGGAACCTTCGCCAACTACTGGTTCTTTTACTAAGCCTCAAATGGCACATGGCTTTCTTGGTTCTACTACATATTCAGCAGTTAGTGTTTGCTCTGATCTCAGTGACTCCAGTAAACGAGATTCCAGCTGCTTTGAGTTTAGACCCCATGCTAGAtcaaatatg GTTACTACAGATCCATATAACCAGAGAAGTGAGCAGTCTGTACAAGTCCAAGGTCAGTGCCAGTCTCAATCATTGGTCTCATTACCTATGGTGAAAAGTGAGATGGCAGTAACCTCAAGTGAGTTGAGTTTATCAGCTCCAGTTAACATTGTTGCTTCAGGAGCCAGTGCACCCGCTGAAAGTGACTTGGATGAATTAAATCAAAGGGGGAATCTCAACTCTGGGGTCCAAACAGCTCAATTTGATCATAAAGGAAATGGACCTTCACCTGTAACATCCGAGGATGGGTATAACTGGCGAAAATATGGACAGAAACATGTCAAAGGAAGTGAATTTCCGCGTAGTTATTACAAATGTACCCATCCTAACTGTGAAGTTAAGAAGCTATTTGAGCGTTCTCATGATGGTCAGATAACAGAGATCATCTACAAGGGCACACATGACCATCCTAAACCTCAACCTAGTCGACGATATAATACTGGTACTATTATGTCCTCCCAGGAAGAACGATCTGACAAGTTTTCATCTCTAACTGGTCGTGATG ACAAGTCATCAAGCCTATATGGACAGATGACTAATACCAATGAGCCAAATGGTACTCCAGATGTTTCTCCAATCGCAGCAATTGATGATGTTGTAGAAGGTACTGGCTTGCTCTCAAATAGGATAAATGATGagggtgatgatgatgatccatTCTCAAAAAGGAG GAAGATGGATATTGGAGGGATTGATGTCACCCCTGTGGTTAAGCCCATACGCGAACCACGTGTTGTTGTTCAAACACTGAGTGAGGTTGATATATTGGATGATGGATATCGCTGGCGTAAATATGGCCAGAAAGTGGTGAGAGGAAACCCTAATCCTAG GAGTTATTACAAGTGCACAAATGCTGGATGCCCTGTTAGAAAGCATGTGGAGAGGGCATCCCATGATCCAAAAGCAGTAATAACAACATACGAGGGGAAACATAATCATGACGTCCCTACTGCGAGGACTAGCAGTCATGATACAGCAGGACCAATGACTGTTAGTGTCCCAACAAGAATTAGATCAGAAGAAACCGACAACATTAGCCTTGATCTTGGAGTGGGAATAACTTGTGCCGCTGAAAATAGACCCACTGATCACCTACAAACAGTGCACTCTGAACTAGTGGAAAGCCAAAGTCAAAATTCCAATTTAAAGCTTGTCCAAGCAAACCCTGTCTCAACATACTATGGTGTCCTAAACAGTGGATTGAATCAATATGGATCCAGAGAAAATATGAGTGAAGGGCATAGCATTGAAATTCCCGCTTTGAACAGGTCTTCTTACCCATATCCTCAGAACATGGGCAGAGTACTAACAGGTCCATAA
- the LOC107435508 gene encoding probable WRKY transcription factor 20 isoform X4, whose translation MIFPDQTAEPSPTTGSFTKPQMAHGFLGSTTYSAVSVCSDLSDSSKRDSSCFEFRPHARSNMVTTDPYNQRSEQSVQVQGQCQSQSLVSLPMVKSEMAVTSSELSLSAPVNIVASGASAPAESDLDELNQRGNLNSGVQTAQFDHKGNGPSPVTSEDGYNWRKYGQKHVKGSEFPRSYYKCTHPNCEVKKLFERSHDGQITEIIYKGTHDHPKPQPSRRYNTGTIMSSQEERSDKFSSLTGRDDKSSSLYGQMTNTNEPNGTPDVSPIAAIDDVVEGTGLLSNRINDEGDDDDPFSKRRKMDIGGIDVTPVVKPIREPRVVVQTLSEVDILDDGYRWRKYGQKVVRGNPNPRSYYKCTNAGCPVRKHVERASHDPKAVITTYEGKHNHDVPTARTSSHDTAGPMTVSVPTRIRSEETDNISLDLGVGITCAAENRPTDHLQTVHSELVESQSQNSNLKLVQANPVSTYYGVLNSGLNQYGSRENMSEGHSIEIPALNRSSYPYPQNMGRVLTVVHPKAVLF comes from the exons ATGATTTTCCCAGATCAAACT GCGGAACCTTCGCCAACTACTGGTTCTTTTACTAAGCCTCAAATGGCACATGGCTTTCTTGGTTCTACTACATATTCAGCAGTTAGTGTTTGCTCTGATCTCAGTGACTCCAGTAAACGAGATTCCAGCTGCTTTGAGTTTAGACCCCATGCTAGAtcaaatatg GTTACTACAGATCCATATAACCAGAGAAGTGAGCAGTCTGTACAAGTCCAAGGTCAGTGCCAGTCTCAATCATTGGTCTCATTACCTATGGTGAAAAGTGAGATGGCAGTAACCTCAAGTGAGTTGAGTTTATCAGCTCCAGTTAACATTGTTGCTTCAGGAGCCAGTGCACCCGCTGAAAGTGACTTGGATGAATTAAATCAAAGGGGGAATCTCAACTCTGGGGTCCAAACAGCTCAATTTGATCATAAAGGAAATGGACCTTCACCTGTAACATCCGAGGATGGGTATAACTGGCGAAAATATGGACAGAAACATGTCAAAGGAAGTGAATTTCCGCGTAGTTATTACAAATGTACCCATCCTAACTGTGAAGTTAAGAAGCTATTTGAGCGTTCTCATGATGGTCAGATAACAGAGATCATCTACAAGGGCACACATGACCATCCTAAACCTCAACCTAGTCGACGATATAATACTGGTACTATTATGTCCTCCCAGGAAGAACGATCTGACAAGTTTTCATCTCTAACTGGTCGTGATG ACAAGTCATCAAGCCTATATGGACAGATGACTAATACCAATGAGCCAAATGGTACTCCAGATGTTTCTCCAATCGCAGCAATTGATGATGTTGTAGAAGGTACTGGCTTGCTCTCAAATAGGATAAATGATGagggtgatgatgatgatccatTCTCAAAAAGGAG GAAGATGGATATTGGAGGGATTGATGTCACCCCTGTGGTTAAGCCCATACGCGAACCACGTGTTGTTGTTCAAACACTGAGTGAGGTTGATATATTGGATGATGGATATCGCTGGCGTAAATATGGCCAGAAAGTGGTGAGAGGAAACCCTAATCCTAG GAGTTATTACAAGTGCACAAATGCTGGATGCCCTGTTAGAAAGCATGTGGAGAGGGCATCCCATGATCCAAAAGCAGTAATAACAACATACGAGGGGAAACATAATCATGACGTCCCTACTGCGAGGACTAGCAGTCATGATACAGCAGGACCAATGACTGTTAGTGTCCCAACAAGAATTAGATCAGAAGAAACCGACAACATTAGCCTTGATCTTGGAGTGGGAATAACTTGTGCCGCTGAAAATAGACCCACTGATCACCTACAAACAGTGCACTCTGAACTAGTGGAAAGCCAAAGTCAAAATTCCAATTTAAAGCTTGTCCAAGCAAACCCTGTCTCAACATACTATGGTGTCCTAAACAGTGGATTGAATCAATATGGATCCAGAGAAAATATGAGTGAAGGGCATAGCATTGAAATTCCCGCTTTGAACAGGTCTTCTTACCCATATCCTCAGAACATGGGCAGAGTACTAACAG TTGTCCATCCCAAAGCTGTTTTGTTTTAG
- the LOC107435508 gene encoding probable WRKY transcription factor 20 isoform X3 gives MIFPDQTVAEPSPTTGSFTKPQMAHGFLGSTTYSAVSVCSDLSDSSKRDSSCFEFRPHARSNMVTTDPYNQRSEQSVQVQGQCQSQSLVSLPMVKSEMAVTSSELSLSAPVNIVASGASAPAESDLDELNQRGNLNSGVQTAQFDHKGNGPSPVTSEDGYNWRKYGQKHVKGSEFPRSYYKCTHPNCEVKKLFERSHDGQITEIIYKGTHDHPKPQPSRRYNTGTIMSSQEERSDKFSSLTGRDDKSSSLYGQMTNTNEPNGTPDVSPIAAIDDVVEGTGLLSNRINDEGDDDDPFSKRRKMDIGGIDVTPVVKPIREPRVVVQTLSEVDILDDGYRWRKYGQKVVRGNPNPRSYYKCTNAGCPVRKHVERASHDPKAVITTYEGKHNHDVPTARTSSHDTAGPMTVSVPTRIRSEETDNISLDLGVGITCAAENRPTDHLQTVHSELVESQSQNSNLKLVQANPVSTYYGVLNSGLNQYGSRENMSEGHSIEIPALNRSSYPYPQNMGRVLTVVHPKAVLF, from the exons ATGATTTTCCCAGATCAAACTGTG GCGGAACCTTCGCCAACTACTGGTTCTTTTACTAAGCCTCAAATGGCACATGGCTTTCTTGGTTCTACTACATATTCAGCAGTTAGTGTTTGCTCTGATCTCAGTGACTCCAGTAAACGAGATTCCAGCTGCTTTGAGTTTAGACCCCATGCTAGAtcaaatatg GTTACTACAGATCCATATAACCAGAGAAGTGAGCAGTCTGTACAAGTCCAAGGTCAGTGCCAGTCTCAATCATTGGTCTCATTACCTATGGTGAAAAGTGAGATGGCAGTAACCTCAAGTGAGTTGAGTTTATCAGCTCCAGTTAACATTGTTGCTTCAGGAGCCAGTGCACCCGCTGAAAGTGACTTGGATGAATTAAATCAAAGGGGGAATCTCAACTCTGGGGTCCAAACAGCTCAATTTGATCATAAAGGAAATGGACCTTCACCTGTAACATCCGAGGATGGGTATAACTGGCGAAAATATGGACAGAAACATGTCAAAGGAAGTGAATTTCCGCGTAGTTATTACAAATGTACCCATCCTAACTGTGAAGTTAAGAAGCTATTTGAGCGTTCTCATGATGGTCAGATAACAGAGATCATCTACAAGGGCACACATGACCATCCTAAACCTCAACCTAGTCGACGATATAATACTGGTACTATTATGTCCTCCCAGGAAGAACGATCTGACAAGTTTTCATCTCTAACTGGTCGTGATG ACAAGTCATCAAGCCTATATGGACAGATGACTAATACCAATGAGCCAAATGGTACTCCAGATGTTTCTCCAATCGCAGCAATTGATGATGTTGTAGAAGGTACTGGCTTGCTCTCAAATAGGATAAATGATGagggtgatgatgatgatccatTCTCAAAAAGGAG GAAGATGGATATTGGAGGGATTGATGTCACCCCTGTGGTTAAGCCCATACGCGAACCACGTGTTGTTGTTCAAACACTGAGTGAGGTTGATATATTGGATGATGGATATCGCTGGCGTAAATATGGCCAGAAAGTGGTGAGAGGAAACCCTAATCCTAG GAGTTATTACAAGTGCACAAATGCTGGATGCCCTGTTAGAAAGCATGTGGAGAGGGCATCCCATGATCCAAAAGCAGTAATAACAACATACGAGGGGAAACATAATCATGACGTCCCTACTGCGAGGACTAGCAGTCATGATACAGCAGGACCAATGACTGTTAGTGTCCCAACAAGAATTAGATCAGAAGAAACCGACAACATTAGCCTTGATCTTGGAGTGGGAATAACTTGTGCCGCTGAAAATAGACCCACTGATCACCTACAAACAGTGCACTCTGAACTAGTGGAAAGCCAAAGTCAAAATTCCAATTTAAAGCTTGTCCAAGCAAACCCTGTCTCAACATACTATGGTGTCCTAAACAGTGGATTGAATCAATATGGATCCAGAGAAAATATGAGTGAAGGGCATAGCATTGAAATTCCCGCTTTGAACAGGTCTTCTTACCCATATCCTCAGAACATGGGCAGAGTACTAACAG TTGTCCATCCCAAAGCTGTTTTGTTTTAG
- the LOC107435508 gene encoding probable WRKY transcription factor 20 isoform X5, producing MAHGFLGSTTYSAVSVCSDLSDSSKRDSSCFEFRPHARSNMVTTDPYNQRSEQSVQVQGQCQSQSLVSLPMVKSEMAVTSSELSLSAPVNIVASGASAPAESDLDELNQRGNLNSGVQTAQFDHKGNGPSPVTSEDGYNWRKYGQKHVKGSEFPRSYYKCTHPNCEVKKLFERSHDGQITEIIYKGTHDHPKPQPSRRYNTGTIMSSQEERSDKFSSLTGRDDKSSSLYGQMTNTNEPNGTPDVSPIAAIDDVVEGTGLLSNRINDEGDDDDPFSKRRKMDIGGIDVTPVVKPIREPRVVVQTLSEVDILDDGYRWRKYGQKVVRGNPNPRSYYKCTNAGCPVRKHVERASHDPKAVITTYEGKHNHDVPTARTSSHDTAGPMTVSVPTRIRSEETDNISLDLGVGITCAAENRPTDHLQTVHSELVESQSQNSNLKLVQANPVSTYYGVLNSGLNQYGSRENMSEGHSIEIPALNRSSYPYPQNMGRVLTVVHPKAVLF from the exons ATGGCACATGGCTTTCTTGGTTCTACTACATATTCAGCAGTTAGTGTTTGCTCTGATCTCAGTGACTCCAGTAAACGAGATTCCAGCTGCTTTGAGTTTAGACCCCATGCTAGAtcaaatatg GTTACTACAGATCCATATAACCAGAGAAGTGAGCAGTCTGTACAAGTCCAAGGTCAGTGCCAGTCTCAATCATTGGTCTCATTACCTATGGTGAAAAGTGAGATGGCAGTAACCTCAAGTGAGTTGAGTTTATCAGCTCCAGTTAACATTGTTGCTTCAGGAGCCAGTGCACCCGCTGAAAGTGACTTGGATGAATTAAATCAAAGGGGGAATCTCAACTCTGGGGTCCAAACAGCTCAATTTGATCATAAAGGAAATGGACCTTCACCTGTAACATCCGAGGATGGGTATAACTGGCGAAAATATGGACAGAAACATGTCAAAGGAAGTGAATTTCCGCGTAGTTATTACAAATGTACCCATCCTAACTGTGAAGTTAAGAAGCTATTTGAGCGTTCTCATGATGGTCAGATAACAGAGATCATCTACAAGGGCACACATGACCATCCTAAACCTCAACCTAGTCGACGATATAATACTGGTACTATTATGTCCTCCCAGGAAGAACGATCTGACAAGTTTTCATCTCTAACTGGTCGTGATG ACAAGTCATCAAGCCTATATGGACAGATGACTAATACCAATGAGCCAAATGGTACTCCAGATGTTTCTCCAATCGCAGCAATTGATGATGTTGTAGAAGGTACTGGCTTGCTCTCAAATAGGATAAATGATGagggtgatgatgatgatccatTCTCAAAAAGGAG GAAGATGGATATTGGAGGGATTGATGTCACCCCTGTGGTTAAGCCCATACGCGAACCACGTGTTGTTGTTCAAACACTGAGTGAGGTTGATATATTGGATGATGGATATCGCTGGCGTAAATATGGCCAGAAAGTGGTGAGAGGAAACCCTAATCCTAG GAGTTATTACAAGTGCACAAATGCTGGATGCCCTGTTAGAAAGCATGTGGAGAGGGCATCCCATGATCCAAAAGCAGTAATAACAACATACGAGGGGAAACATAATCATGACGTCCCTACTGCGAGGACTAGCAGTCATGATACAGCAGGACCAATGACTGTTAGTGTCCCAACAAGAATTAGATCAGAAGAAACCGACAACATTAGCCTTGATCTTGGAGTGGGAATAACTTGTGCCGCTGAAAATAGACCCACTGATCACCTACAAACAGTGCACTCTGAACTAGTGGAAAGCCAAAGTCAAAATTCCAATTTAAAGCTTGTCCAAGCAAACCCTGTCTCAACATACTATGGTGTCCTAAACAGTGGATTGAATCAATATGGATCCAGAGAAAATATGAGTGAAGGGCATAGCATTGAAATTCCCGCTTTGAACAGGTCTTCTTACCCATATCCTCAGAACATGGGCAGAGTACTAACAG TTGTCCATCCCAAAGCTGTTTTGTTTTAG
- the LOC107435505 gene encoding uncharacterized protein LOC107435505, which yields MHSMWLSLKENVKCGNKVGDVISRPERWRNKRSFIWEKENLETQLVHHTATSVRELIYRDKYIQTWLSEVEIGDPSRKVIEMIFQRASMNPSKPSSRIKTILRVHNSIQMVERFEKYREKVKEMAHERNIRYPRSKVDGNELLRFYGTTIVCCGGNSSSSKRVSDISLCKDPLCRVCRILQSNFETEYTLKNGIQLSTNSEVFSENNTIAITRMRKIRRAVIVCRTIAGSMMNMNSEEHNHRSCSVDCNSECLTVPNPNAVLPCFVIVFT from the exons atgcatTCAATGTGGTTATCATTGAAGGAGAATGTGAAATGTGGGAATAAGGTAGGGGACGTGATTAGTCGGCCAGAAAGATGGAGAAACAAAAGGAGCTTCATCTGGGAAAAGGAGAATTTGGAAACACAGCTTGTTCATCACACAGCCACTTCAGTTAGAGAACTGATTTACAGGGACAAGTACATTCAAACTTGGCTTTCTG AGGTGGAGATTGGAGACCCATCAAGGAAAGTCATTGAGATGATCTTCCAAAGAGCATCAATGAACCCCTCAAAGCCGTCAAGCAGGATCAAAACCATCTTAAGGGTGCATAACTCCATACAAATGGTCGAAAGGTTCGAGAAATACAGAGAGAAGGTGAAGGAGATGGCCCATGAGAGAAACATAAGGTATCCAAGAAGCAAAGTGGATGGAAACGAGCTGTTAAGATTCTATGGAACAACCATAGTCTGTTGCGGTGGaaattcatcatcatcaaagCGAGTTTCTGATATTAGTCTCTGCAAAGATCCCTTATGTAGAGTCTGTAGAATACTTCAATCTAACTTCGAAACAGAATACACATTGAAGAATGGAATCCAATTGAGCACAAACAGTGAGGTTTTCAGTGAAAATAATACTATCGCCattacaaggatgaggaagatAAGAAGGGCAGTGATTGTTTGCAGGACTATTGCAGGGTCTATGATGAATATGAACAGCGAGGAACATAATCATAGATCTTGTTCAGTTGATTGTAATTCAGAATGTTTGACAGTACCAAATCCTAACGCTGTACTTCCTTGTTTTGTTATAGTTTTCACATGA